Part of the Anaerobacillus alkaliphilus genome, TTACCGGGAGTTTAATCAGGAGTTTGCAGAATTTTGGGAAGAGAAAACTGGAACTAAAGTGACGATACAACAATCTCACGGGGGGTCAGGCAGTCAAGGAAGATCCGTCATAGACGGTTTAGAAGCAGATGTGGTTACCCTAGCCTTAGCCTACGATATAGATGCTATACACGAGGCGAGAAATTTACTCCCTGCAAATTGGCAAGAGCGCCTAGAAAATAATTCATCGCCTTATACATCGACCATAGTTTTTTTAGTTCGGAAAGGCAATCCAAAAGGAATAAAGGATTGGGATGATATTGTTAAAGAAGGTGTTTCTGTAATTACACCAAATCCGAAAACATCAGGTGGTGCGAGATGGAATTATCTCGCAGCATGGGGTTATGCGCTTGAAGAATACGGGACAGAAGAAGCTGCCATTAACTTCGTAACAAAATTATACAAGAACGTTGCAGTACTTGATTCGGGGGCAAGAGGAGCAACTACGACATTCGTAGAACGAGGTATAGGTGATGTTTTCTTGTCTTGGGAAAACGAAGCATTTTTAGCGGTTAATGAACTAGGTGAAGATCAATTTGAAATTGTAGTACCTTCAATTAGCATATTAGCTGAACCTCCTGTGACAGTGGTTGATACAGTCGTTGATAAGAAGGGAACACGGGAAGTTGCTGAAGCATACTTAGAATTCCTCTACACTGAAGAAGGGCAAGAGTTGGCAGCTAAGCATTATTATCGACCGAGAAATGAGCAAGTACTTGCAAAATACGCAGACTTTTTCCCGGAGATCAATTTGTTTACAATTGACGAATTCTTTGGTGGCTGGCAAAAAGCACAAAAAGAGCATTTTAATGATGGTGGTTATTTTGATCGAATTTATCAGCCATAGTTTCAAAACTCAGTGGGGTATAAAGCCCCACTGAGTTCTAATAGAACAACAGTAAAACCTAAATTTAGGTTTATTTTTTACATGATGATGGGAGTGACAGTATTGAAAGGTTGGCGGTTTAAAGAACATAGTATATTACCAGGATTTGGGCTTACTTTTGGTTTTACGATGTTCTATTTAGGGTTGATAATAATTCTTCCACTCTCAATGGTGTTTATCAATACAGCTTCAATGGGCTGGAGTGATTTTTGGTCGACTATTACTGAACCGAGAGTTGTGGCTTCATATAAACTTAGTTTTGGGTCAGCTTTTGTTGCGGCAACAATTAATGCAGTGTTCGGTGTTTTAATAGCATGGGTCTTAGTTAGGTATCAATTCCCAGGTAAAGCTTTCATTGATGGCCTAGTTGATTTACCATTCGCCTTGCCAACTGCTGTCGCCGGAATTGCATTGACAACTCTATACACTACAAACGGTTGGGTGGGGAAATACCTAGACATATTTGGAATTAAAGTTGCATTTACCCCGCTAGGTGTCATTGTGGCGTTAACTTTTATTGGTCTACCATTCGTAGTTAGGATTGTTCAACCTGTACTTATTAACATGGATAAAGAAATAGAAGAGGCTTCTGCCAGTTTAGGAGCTAATCGTTGGATGACATTTAGAAAGGTCATTTTTCCTCTTCTCATTCCAGCCATCTTAACTGGATTTGCCCTTGCTTTTGCTAGAGCACTTGGCGAGTATGGATCTGTTGTGTTCATCGCAGGTAATCTTCCAATGAAAACAGAGATTACCCCGTTAATGATTATGACAAAGTTAGAACAGTATGATTATGAAGGTGCTACTGCTATTGCAGCATTCATGCTTGTTATTTCATTTTTGATGTTATTCATCATAAATTTAATCCAGTGGTGGAGTAATAAACGTCACGCATAAAGGAGAGTGAGAAAGATGGCTGGAACGTTACCTGCTACAAATCGTGGTTCATCTACTATTGCATTAGGACCAACAACAGAATCGCCTTGGATAAGAAGAATATTAATAACAATTGCATTGTTGTTTTTACTACTATTTCTTGTTTTACCTTTGGCAGCAATTTTTATTAGAGGTTTTGAACAAGGCTTATCGGTGTATATAGCTTCTATAACTGAACCTGACGCATTATCTGCAATTAAACTGACTTTACTCGTTGTAGTTATTGTAGTTCCATTAAACACATTATTTGGCATTGCAGCAGCTTGGTGTATCTCAAAGTTTCAGTTTAAGGGAAAAAATTTATTAATGACATTCATCGATTTACCATTTTCCGTATCGCCAGTTATTGCAGGTCTTGTATTTATCTTGTTGTTTAGTGCTCATGGTGTTTTTGGACCATGGTTACTAGAACATGGGTTTCGGATTATTTTTTCTGTACCAGGAATAGTGCTAGCAACAATTTTTGTAACTGTACCATTTGTTGCAAGAGAGTTAATACCTGTTATGCAAGCACAAGGAACAGCGGAAGAAGAAGCTTCTTTAACGCTAGGGGCAAATGGTTGGAAAACGTTTTTATATGTAACTCTTCCTAATATCAAATGGGGATTATTATATGGAATGATCCTATGTAATGCTCGAGCCATAGGGGAGTTTGGTGCTGTTTCTGTAGTTTCTGGTCATATTCGTGGATTAACAAATACGATGCCACTTCATATTGAAATTCTATACAATGAATATCAGTTTACTGCCGCTTTTGCTGTTGCGTCACTAATGTCTATTTTAGCGATTATTTCATTAATTTTAAAACACTTCATTGAATGGAAAACCGAGAAAGGAAGAGGAGGCTCTAGCCATGTCCATTAACATTCACAACATATCAAAATCATTTGGTTCTTTTGCTGCACTCAATGATATTAATCTATCAATTAAAACGGGTGAGTTAGTCGCTCTTCTCGGACCATCAGGGTCAGGAAAGACCTCCTTACTACGAATTATCGCTGGTTTAGAAGAGCCAAATCAAGGTTCCATCTTTTTTGAAGAAGAAAATGTAACAAAAGTTAAAACAAAAGAAAGAAATGTTGGCTTTGTTTTTCAACATTATGCGTTGTTTTCACATATGTCTGTAGCTGATAACATCTCTTATGGCTTAAGAGTTCGTTCAAGAAAAACAAGACCCTCAAAACAGAAAATTCAAGAGAAAGTAAATGAGTTATTATCTTTAGTGAAACTAGAAGGATTGCAAGATCGCTATCCAGCTCAGTTATCAGGTGGGCAAAGGCAAAGAGTGGCTTTAGCAAGAGCATTAGCTGTTGAACCTAGAGTCCTATTACTTGATGAACCGTTCGGTGCGTTAGATGCGAAAGTTAGAAAAGAACTACGCCGTTGGTTGCGCAGATTACATGATGAATTCCAAGTGACAACCGTATTTGTTACACATGACCAAGAAGAGGCACTTGATGTTGCAGATCGGGTGGTTGTGATGAGTAATGGCAAGATTGAACAAGTTGGCAAACCTGATGAAGTGTATGAGCAGCCGAATAGTCCATTTGTTTATGACTTTTTAGGTAACGTAAATATCTTTAAGGGCCGTATTCACAAAGGAATAATGAACGTTGGTAATTTTGAATTGAATACACCGGAATTTACTGATAAAGAAGAGACCGAAGCATTTGGTTATGTCCGACCACACCAAATGGAAATTAAAAGAATTTTAGATAATCATAGTAACGCAATAGAGTCAGAAATTTCATACATTCATGCTGTTGGGCCGATTGTTTTTATTGAACTAAATCGTGTTGATACTCAAGAAATAGTTGAAGTCGAATTGACCAAAGAGCAGTTTGATGAACTAAAGTTAAAAGAAGGAGAACGTGTATTTGTAAAGCCGAAAGATCTAAAAGTATTTATACCTAGTGAGTACACAATTTAATAAATGTACTTAACAACTACCGGATGACCGGAGGGCCTATTTTCATATGAAAATGGCCTTTTTTACTAATATTTTATCATGGTAATTTATGGAGTATTAAGAAAAGAAGGGAGATATATTGTCTTATGGGTGAATTGAGAAATGCTGTAGAAGCAAGGAAAAAGAAGTTAATAATTAAAATAATTGCTTCAGGAATTTATAAAATCAATGATAGTCACCTATTTGAATGTACATTATCTGATATTGAGAAAATATATCAAAACTTAGCCTCCAAAAGGAAATCTTCTAGAATTTGATGGGGTAAGTGGGGGATGAGTGGCTCTTTAATTTATTGTCACGTTAATAAATAGAGTAAGAAGCAGAACAAAAACGGATGTTTTGAAATATATCCTAGTAGAAATGAGCCTATTTTCTGGTTTTTTCTATGGAAGCGGACACAGATGCACTTATTTTTGCGATTTTACTAGTTTTTTCGCTTTCGCGGACACAGATGCACTTATTTTACAATTTAAGCTCCATTTACAGCCAATTTAACTAAAATAACGTCCCCTGTGTCCGCGAAACTTGAAAAAAGGTTGTTTTTGAAAAAATAACGTCCTCTGTGTCCTCTAATACAGTCAAAACTGTAAACTAAGAACTCATCACTGAATTCAGCATATATCATGAAAATTTATTTTACATAAGACACTTACCCAAGAACATTTACCCACCACACATATACTTTAGTATAAAAATAGAGGAGGCTAAAAAGTGGAACATACGATCAATCACGGTCATTATACAACAGATCAGAGATTTGGATTAGGTGGATTTGGCCCGGGCTTTGGCTTTGGTCGCCCAGGCTTCGGTTTTGGGAGGCCAGGCTTTGGGTATGGTAGACCAGGCTTTGGGTATGGTAGACCAGGCTTTGGTTTTGGTGCACCGTTTGGATTTGGCGTACCGTTTTTAACAGGGTTAGCAGCTGGAGCATTACTAACTCCACCACCACCGGTATATGTTTATCCGCCATACCCGTACTATTATCCGCCATATCCTTACTATTACTAAGATAGTATAGATGTATCTAAACTAAATATCTTCGACAGGTAGCCGTCCAAGAGAATTAGAAAGAAAAAAGTAACGATTAAGCCCTTCTAAAAGGGAAGACCGTTACTTTTTTCTTATCACTTATTTTTCTTTTTTACCTAGAGTAAAAGCTTGCTTAAGACCTTCTTTAAATGAGAACTTCCCATACATTAGTACTCCGCCTTTGTAAATTCGTGCGGCAAAGATATTAATCAAAATTACACTAACGACAAGGATGCTAAGGATAAGGATAATTTCCCAGGCTGGTACCGCCGTCATTCCCATGCGAAGGAATAACAGCTGCGGGGTAAAGAACGGGATATAGGATAAAACTTGAATAAATGTAGCATCCGGCACGTTAAGACCGAACATAGACACGAACAAGGCAATCATTGCTAGAAATACTAACGGTTGAATCGCTTGGTTTACTTCTTCTGCACGGCTCACTAGAGCGCCTAGCATCGCAGCAACCCCACCATATAATAAGTACCCAAGTAATATTAACAAGATTGCATAACCGATCAGTGACATATCAATTACATCACCAAGCATTGTATCAAGAAATTGTTCACCACTAACTAGATAGCCAAGATATGCGGCTAGTAAAATCGCTCCTATGTTTACAAAACCTGAAAGTCCAATTCCGATAATTTTTCCAAACATTTGAGTGACAGGATTGACACTCGATACAATTAGCTCCATCACTCTTGACGATTTTTCTGTAGCAACTTCTGTCGCAATCATTGATCCAAATAAGATGATAATCATGTAGATCACAAAAACAAGTGCATAAACCATCCAGTATGATTGCATATGGCTTTCTTCAGTTCTTACATCGCCATTTTCCGCTAGAGGTAATTCGCTAAATTGAACAGGACTGTAAATCATCGCTAGTTCCGCTTCGTTTAAACCTAGTTCATTGGTAACGACTGTTTCTTTTACTCGTTGGATATCTAATCGAATTTGCTGACCTAATCGAAAGTCAGTTCCAGGTCCATATAATGTTGCTTCTAGATTTAATAGATCGCCCGATAAACCAAGAACAAACTCATAGTCATTATTTTCTACTTCCAACCGAGCAGATTCAATATCACCATCAGTATAGTTTACATAGAAAAATTCCCCAGTTTCATGCGAAAATAGCATTTCTGCAAACTCTTCATGTTCCGTTTCCATCACAACAGCAACCATTGTTTTTTCCTGCTCTTTGTCATCGTCACCTGAGAATAGGTCGATGATTGTACCAAGATTCATTAAAGCAAACACAATAATTGAAATAATGGCAGTCGACCAGATAAATGCTTTCGATTTCAGTCTTTTACTGGCAGTATGTGTGACGGTAATCCAAAAGTTATTCATCTGCATCACCCCCAACTTTATCTATGAAAATATCATGTAAAGACGGCTCTTCAATTTCAAATTTACGGACAAACCCTTTTTCCGTGATTTTTTGAAAAATATCTTCAGCAACTCGCTCGTTTTCTACTTTTACAGTCGCCCCGTCCCTGTGTTTTTCGATTTCAATCACACCAGAAATAGAGTGGATGAAATCAAGCTCATAATCGGCACGAATACTGATGCTTTTCATTCCATAAGAACGTTTAATATCTCGTAAGTTTCCTTGAAGCACTGGTTTGCCTCGTTTTAACATAATCAAGTCTTCACATAATTCTTCGACATTGCGCATTTGGTGACTTGAAAATACGATCGTCGTTCCAGTTTTTTGAAGGTCAAGGACCGCTTTTTTCAACATGTCAGAGTTGACTGGGTCAAGTCCACTAAAAGGTTCGTCTAATATGAGGAGCTCTGGCTTATGTAGGACTGCCGCTAGAAATTGAATTTTTTGTTGATTCCCTTTAGAAAGTTCTTCTAGTTTTTTATTTTCATATTCAGGAACTTGGAAGCGCTCAAGCCAATGACGCATTTCTTTGATGATCTCTGGCTTCTTCATTCCTTTAAGTCTCATCAGATAAATAAGTTGTTCCTTTACTGTTAGCTTAGGAAAGAGTCCTCGTTCTTCTGGAAGATAGCCAACTAGATGTGTTCGTTTATAGGTGATACGTTCACCATTCCAAGTAACCTGACCCTCCGTTGGATCTAGCAGTCCTAAAATCATGCGAAAAGAGGTCGTTTTGCCAGCTCCATTGGCACCAAGCATACCAAACATTTCTCCCTTTTCGACTTTTAATGTAACACCATCAACGGCAAGATGGTTATCAAACTTCTTCTTTATACCGTTAATTAGTAAAGTCATGTTATTTCTCCTTTCCTGTCTAAATCATAATCTATTATATAGTAATTACTTTGTTTAATACGATTAGAAATGGAATAAGTTTCAAAAAATTTGTAATAAGAAGAGGATGTTCTTGTTCAGAAGGTTTTTTCGTCGTTGATCTCGAAAAATAATAGAAAATAAGTTGGGGGTTGAAAATGAAATTATACCGAGTAATACTACCAGTTTCAGATATAGAGGAAGCAACAGTGTTTTATCGCAAACTTTTAAATATAGAAGGGAAGAGGGTTTCAACTGGTAGGCACTATTTTGACTGCGACGGAACCATCCTTGCCTGTTTCGATCCGAAAGCTGATGGAGATAATTATGAGGCACAGCCTAATCCTGATTATATCTATATTTCTGTCGCTAACCTTGAAGAGATATTTGAGAAAGTTTGTCAATGGAATACCGCTTTAGTAAAAGCCACGATTAAGGTTCAACCTTGGGGAGAGAAATCATTCTATATGAAAGATCCCTACGGAAACCCAATTTGTTTTGTGGATGAGAAGACGGTGTTTAGAGGGTTAAACAACTAAAAAATTATATTGACAAAGAAATAAAACAGGAGTAAATTAAGTTCCATAATAAAGATAAATTTAATACCTACACCTTTTATTCGCTGAATCTTTATGAGCGGGGGAACCACTTTAGATAGCAATTTCTATCTTGGGGTGAGTCTTACTTTTGTAAGAGGGGATACTCTCAATCCCTAATCCGACAGCTAACCTCGTAAGCGTTAACTAGTATCTTTTCGAGAGAAAGGTCTTAGGGTAACCCGAAGACCATTCTATTTGTGATGGTCTTTTTTCTATGGTGTGAGGTAAAGAGGAGACAAGAGAAAAATGAAAAAGCAGTTTGCAGTAATCGGACTTGGGAGATTTGGGGGAAGTGTTTGTAAAGAGCTTTATGAGATGGGGCACGAGGTTCTGGCAATTGATTTAAATGAAGACAAAGTTAACGATTTTACTAGATTTTCAACACACGCCGTTGTGGCAAATGCAACAGATGAAAGTACACTATTATCGCTAGGGATACGAAATTTCGAACACGTGATCGTGGCGATCGGTGACAACATTCAGGCAAGTATCTTATGTACGTTGCTTTTAAAGGAATTACAAGTAAAGCAAGTTTGGGTTAAAGCACAAAATCAATACCATCATAAGGTGGTTGAGAAAATTGGTGCAGACCGAATTATTCACCCGGAACATGATATGGGAGTTAGGATTGCTCATTATTTAGCTTCTGAGAAAATTATCGATTATATCGAGCTATCACCAGAATTTAGTATTGTCGAACTAATGGCCACGCAAAAAGTGTCTTATCAAACCATTGCTGATCTAGACATCCGTGCAAAATACGGATGTACAATACTAGGATTAAAACGTGGGGAAGACGTCATTATCTCACCGACCCCAGATCAACTAATCTTTGAAAAAGACATTATTATATTAATAGGCTCAAACAACGATATTAAAAGGTATCAGGAAGAAGGCCTATAATCATGTATACTCAAAAAAAAGGCATCAATATCCGACTTACGTCAATTCAAATGATTGTCTTATTTTACGTAGGAGCTGTCATAATTTCTACGATCCTATTTAGCCTTCCAATCGCCTTGAAACCTGGGGTTAATCTTAGTTTATTAGATACTATTTTCACCGCGGTTAGCGCCATTAGTGTTACAGGTTTAACTGTTGTTTCAACAGCTGATACATTTAGCGTACCAGGTACGTTTATTCTGGCATTCGTACTTCAATTTGGCGGGATTGGGATCATGACTCTAGGAACGTTCATTTGGCTTTTACTAGGGAAAAAAATTGGGTTAAGAGAACGCCAGTTAATTATGACTGATCAAAATAGAGGGACATTTGCTGGTCTTGTTCAATTAATGAAAGAAATTCTAAAACTAATACTACTGATTGAGTTTATTGGTGCTGTCATTTTAGGACTGTATTTTTTAACGTATTTTCCGACTTGGCAAGAAGCTTTCCTTCAAGGTTTTTTTGCGTCAGTTAGTGCAACGACGAATGCAGGATTTGATATAACTGGGCAGTCCTTAATTCCTTTTGCCAACGATTATTTTGTACAGACCGTTAACATCATCTTATTAATCCTCGGTGCCATTGGTTTTCCAGTGTTAATGGAAGTAAAAGATTTTATTAAAACTAGAAAGGAAAAGAAGAAGTTTTACTTTTCCCTTTTCACAAAATTAACAACGATTACCTTTTTCAGTTTAACAATTGTTGGGATGTTGTTGATTTTACTTTTCGATTGGTCAGGATTTTTAGGGGATAAGACTTGGCACGAAAAATTCTTTTATTCCTTATTTCAATCGGTTACGACGAGAAATGGCGGACTTGCGACAATGGACGTTAGTGAATTTTCAACGGCAACTCAGTTAGTTTTAAGCGCACTGATGTTTATAGGAGCATCGCCAAGTAGTGTAGGCGGTGGGATAAGAACGACAACATTTGCGATTGCTTTATTAGCCATTTTTTCATATTCACGCGGAAAGAAATCGGTCAAGGTCTTTCGAAGAGAATTAGATCCTGAAGATATCATTAAGTCGTTTGTGGTCATTTGTGTTGCCGTTTTTATTTGTGGGCTTGCGGTTGTTATCTTGTCAGCCTATGAGCCGTTCCCATTGATGCACATTATTTTCGAGGTAGCTTCTGCATTTGGAACCACAGGGTTATCGATGGGAATTACTCCTGAGTTGAGTGATGTTGGTAAACAAGTCATTATTGTCTTAATGTTTATTGGTAGGATTGGTATTTTTTCATTCTTATATATTGTAAGAGGAAAAGAGGCACACGACCATTTTCATTACCCAAAAGAAAAAGTAATTATTGGTTAACTAGAAGACTTAGTTCATTGCATTAGCAGGGAACTAAGTCTTGACATATGGGCATCCATTATGCAATGAAGTAAGATAGAAGGTCTCAAAAAACTCAACTTATGCACTATTGTTAGATGAGAGAGTGGGATGGAAGATAAACCTACTATGGAGGAATTTTAGTTTAAGGGGGAATAAAATTGACTAAGGTCTTGTTACACATCGAAGGGTTTGCAATACTTTCATTAAGCGTTTATTTATATGGATACTTTCAATTTAGTTGGCTATTATTTTTCATTTTATTATTTGCACCAGATATTGCAATGGTTGGTTATGTAATAAGTAATAAGGTTGGGTCAGTTGCATACAATTTATTTCATACATACAGTGTACCTATTATTCTCATTTTAGTGAGTGTAATGTTCAGCAATCTTACTCTATTATCAATTGGTTTCATCTGGTCTGCACATATTGGTATGGATCGAATGCTTGGGTACGGATTAAAATATTCAACAGCGTTTAAAGATACACACTTAAATCGGGTGTAGTTGTATAAATAAAAGGAAGCCTTTATTGGCTTCCTTTTATGTTGAATTTATATGTTTTCAGCACGTAATGAAAGTGTAGAACCTATCAAATTTTATTTTTGTCTTCTTATAAAAACTACTCCTCGAGAGTAAAGTTTCAGTTCTTCTATTAATTGTTTTCTACTAGAGTCATCGATTGTAAACTGAACTCCATAGGATGAATTTTTTACCCATAATACATTTCCTGTTAGCTTTATTTCTTCTTCGTTCAGTTTAAACGTAATCTCAATTTCAATATTACGATGTGTAACAGGCAGGGTAAAGGATGTCGATAATTTTAAGCCCCCATCGCTAATGTCATCGATCTGTGCACTACCAAGCTTACTATTAAATTCTTGTTCTCCTACTCTAATTATCTTAAATGTACAAGCGATCGGCTCCTCAAACCGATAACGAAATGTGTCCTGACGGCGATACCTCATTTGAATCCCACCTTAAATAGCAAATATAGAGTTTCTACTATAGATATGTTAGTTTTGTTACATAGTATTGTACCCTAACTTGTGATAACAGATTGTAACAATTTGGTGAATTTTTCTAGTAAAGTTATGTCTTAGGAGGTTTGCAGGACTTACGTTCCGTTTTTTTAGCGAAATCGAGCTTTCTGAGATTTCGCGGCCAACAGTTCCGTTATTTGATTAAAAATGGCTGTTTTCGCAAAGTTTGTTGCTTTCGTAAAAATCCCAAAAAGCGGATTTTTACACAAAATATTAAGAATTCATAACTAATTTAGTAAGTATTGCTCTTTTCTTACATAATTTATTGGCTGATATCTTCATCTAGGGTATTTTTCCGATAATTTTAGGATAGAAAAGCCACAATGTTTACGAAAAGAGCCTTAAAAATAAAGGAAAAAGGAGGTTTTGAGACTAAATAACGGAATCCATGTCCTCGAAATTAAAAAAAACAAGCTTTTTAGGCAAAATAACGGAACAGGTGTCCTCAAAATATAAGCTAGAGTTGTAATGCACTAGTTTCCCCCGTGAAAGTTCCTGTAGTCAGAATGTTTATGTTAAAATGTTATGAACAAAGCTAATCTGGAGGCTCTATAGTATGAACTACGATGTAATTGTAATTGGTGCAGGCTCAATGGGGATGGCAGCGGGCTATTTTTTAGCGAAAAGTGGTAAGAAAACGTTATTGCTAGATTCATTCAGTCCACCTCACGATAAAGGAAGTCATCACGGGGAGACAAGAATTATTCGCTATGCATACGGCGAGGGAGAAGAGTATGTTCCGTTTGTACTGAGAGCTAAAGAGCTATGGGCCGAACTAGAACAACTTTCAGGCAAGCAATTATTTATGCCAACGGGTGTCCTAAACGTTGGAGTGAAACAATCTGATTTTATCCAGAACACGATCAAAAGTTCTGAGAAATACTCTTTGCCGTTAGAAGTCTTAAATGCAAAAGAAATTCAGAAGCGATGGCAGGGGATCACCTTGTCTGACGATTACATAGGCTCTTTTGAACCAACGTCGGGAGTACTAAAATGTGAGGAATGTATTAATGCTTATCAGGAACTTGCGGAACAGCATGGTGCAACCATTTTGAGTAATCGTAGAGTAAAAGAAATCAACATTCAAAATGATAAGGTAACAATCAAGACTAGCAATCAAACTTTTAACGCAAACTCACTTGTAATTTCTGCCGGAGCATGGACTAAGGACCTTCTAAAAATGTTAGATTTAGATGCTCCACTTACTCCAGTGAGAAAAACCTTTGCTTGGTATGAGGCTAACGAACAGATGTATAGTCAAAATCATTTCCCAGCCTTTGCGTTTGAGACTCCACAAGGAATTTATTATGGTTTCCCAAGCATTGATGGTGTCGGATTAAAGCTTGGTCGCCATGATGGAGGAGAAACAGTACATCCTGTTATGCCATTGTTCCCTTACGGAGAAAGTGACGACAAGGATTTACGACAATTTTTAACTCAGTTTATGCCAAATGTAGAGAAATTAAAGTACGGGAAAACCTGTATGTACACACTTACTCCAGATGAGAAATTTATCATTGATCTCCATCCTAGGTATACAAATGTTGCCATTGCTGCAGGGTTTTCTGGACATGGCTTCAAGTTTAGTAGTGCAGTTGGGCAAGCGTTAAGCAACTTAATTTTGACCGGTAAAAATGATATTGACATCTCACAATT contains:
- a CDS encoding TrkH family potassium uptake protein, with product MYTQKKGINIRLTSIQMIVLFYVGAVIISTILFSLPIALKPGVNLSLLDTIFTAVSAISVTGLTVVSTADTFSVPGTFILAFVLQFGGIGIMTLGTFIWLLLGKKIGLRERQLIMTDQNRGTFAGLVQLMKEILKLILLIEFIGAVILGLYFLTYFPTWQEAFLQGFFASVSATTNAGFDITGQSLIPFANDYFVQTVNIILLILGAIGFPVLMEVKDFIKTRKEKKKFYFSLFTKLTTITFFSLTIVGMLLILLFDWSGFLGDKTWHEKFFYSLFQSVTTRNGGLATMDVSEFSTATQLVLSALMFIGASPSSVGGGIRTTTFAIALLAIFSYSRGKKSVKVFRRELDPEDIIKSFVVICVAVFICGLAVVILSAYEPFPLMHIIFEVASAFGTTGLSMGITPELSDVGKQVIIVLMFIGRIGIFSFLYIVRGKEAHDHFHYPKEKVIIG
- a CDS encoding DUF4260 domain-containing protein; protein product: MTKVLLHIEGFAILSLSVYLYGYFQFSWLLFFILLFAPDIAMVGYVISNKVGSVAYNLFHTYSVPIILILVSVMFSNLTLLSIGFIWSAHIGMDRMLGYGLKYSTAFKDTHLNRV
- a CDS encoding PilZ domain-containing protein, which codes for MRYRRQDTFRYRFEEPIACTFKIIRVGEQEFNSKLGSAQIDDISDGGLKLSTSFTLPVTHRNIEIEITFKLNEEEIKLTGNVLWVKNSSYGVQFTIDDSSRKQLIEELKLYSRGVVFIRRQK
- the solA gene encoding N-methyl-L-tryptophan oxidase, with the translated sequence MNYDVIVIGAGSMGMAAGYFLAKSGKKTLLLDSFSPPHDKGSHHGETRIIRYAYGEGEEYVPFVLRAKELWAELEQLSGKQLFMPTGVLNVGVKQSDFIQNTIKSSEKYSLPLEVLNAKEIQKRWQGITLSDDYIGSFEPTSGVLKCEECINAYQELAEQHGATILSNRRVKEINIQNDKVTIKTSNQTFNANSLVISAGAWTKDLLKMLDLDAPLTPVRKTFAWYEANEQMYSQNHFPAFAFETPQGIYYGFPSIDGVGLKLGRHDGGETVHPVMPLFPYGESDDKDLRQFLTQFMPNVEKLKYGKTCMYTLTPDEKFIIDLHPRYTNVAIAAGFSGHGFKFSSAVGQALSNLILTGKNDIDISQFSFRRF